catcccagcaggcacaagacattgattatacgtacgcatcctttaaaactgactttttagactccctttttagaccagttgatctgccgtttcttttctttctcttctatgtcccactctcccttgtggagggggtccggtccgatccggtggccatgtactgcttgcctgtgtatcggctggggacatctctgcgctgctgatacgcctccgcttgtgatggtttcctgctggctccgctgtgaacgggactctcgctgctgtgttggatccgctttggactggactctcgcaactgtgttggatccattgtggattgaactctcacagtatcatgttagacccgctcgacatccattgctttcctcctctctaaggttctcatcgtcatcattgtcactgggtcattattgtcaccgatgtcccactgggtgtgagttttccttgcccttatgtgggcctaccgaggatgtcgtggtggtttgtgcagccctttgagacactagtgatttagggctatataagtaaacattgattgattgatgattgactttgaaaaacgttgcaaaaatagttgtatttgtaaattgagacaacgttgatgttgggaaatgaccaaatttcaatggtcaactcaacgtcttaccctaacattgattaaacgttgtcaaaaaacatgttgttccaactttaggtttgagttgctaaacgtcaggacctaattcaacaagttttgATGTCTTGAGCCTGCTGAGATGTGCCTGAAGTTAGTTTTTTGTGAACACAATTTTCATGAAAATGTGCATATTAAGTCCGACTTGTACAGTATCAATTACATTTCCGTTATTGCCTGTGGGAAAGAATATCTCCCAAAGCCTACAAATTAGGTGCACATTCGCTAACTCCCTCACTAACAGTAGAACTTCTAATGCAGAATCAAGTTGTAGAATTCAGAATTTGACCAAAAAGTTCAGGAATACTAGTAAACTccacccatctatccattttctatcgcttgtccctttcggggaacTATTAAATACTATCAAATTATTTTCCaaggagacatttttgttaactgGAAGTGTTTTAACATATAAGCCATGATTATATGTATGCCAGTACTCGTACTATGAGAGTTTGATTAAATGGTTTACGTTAGTTTCGAATATTAATTTTATGTCTGTAAGAGCTGCCACTATGTGAGTGAAATTGGAAAGTCAACCACATATGTCAGATAATGATTGTGGACATCGCCATGCTTGTTTCACATTAGCTGACTCAACTGAATGATGCATTCATAATGAGGAGGAGCGGCCAATCAGGTAACAGATCAGACTTAAGACTTCACCAGCGTCTAGAAGCCGGAGGGCGTCAGGATGTTCATATCTCGCGGCTTAAGCTTGTGCGGGCGCGCCCCCTGTCGCCGACCCTCCACCATCGGGATCTCCATTTTGGGTGGCCCTACTTTCTGGGCGTCTGGGCCGTCGGCCAGTCGAGTGGCCTGGGCCTTCATGACCTCCATGGCGCTAGGCTTCTGGGCGCCGCGGTACACCTGCAGTGCAAATCCTGCTATGGTAAAGACAGAAGGAGGGGGAGGGAGGTGGGTGATGGATTTAGCTTTGATTACATTGTAGCCTCCTGGACCACCTTTTTGATTGGAAGAAAATGTGGCAGcctccacacaaaaaaaaaaacactaggcTGATGATTTATTGGGATTATTTTACAAAGTCGACATCTCTACCACAACACAGACCATTCTTTGAATAGGATAAATTTTAAGCAAAAGCATGAAGTTTTCAAAGAAAGTGACATGAATCTACTTTTCAATGAGTGAAAAAATTAAACAACGCATACTATGCAGTATAAAAATTTTACTACATGTATAACAGAATTAGTAGTTTTTAACTAGTGAGAGACTATTTTGgtgtattttattttgtggttTATTGCTTGAGTTGATTTTGTAcctgttatttatgtatttttctgtacattttagttagttttttttccaaactcTTGTTCAGGTGCTAGCAGTTTAAACAAAAAGTACTAAACAAATAATCTGGCTTGGCTACAATATTTTATGTGAATGTATGTAAAAGTATATATGATTGCTACAGTAATTATAATAatgtacacatgtgtatacacatatacgtatgtgtttatatatatatatatatatatatatatatgtatgtatatataaatctatgtatgtatacacacaaacacacacacgtgtgtgtgtgtgtatatatatatatatatatatatatatatatatatacatatacacacacacacatttaaaaaatagttaATATAATTACTACTTCTATgtgaatataatatattataaaatggggattcagaatcaattccctGATTCAACAAGATTCTTGAGTCAAACCAAATTTCGCgttattatttggtataaaaattatttttttaaaaaaactttcaaGAATCaattttatttagaattgaaatgAATAAAAATTGTGACTCGGATTTGAAAAGATTCTTTGAAGCACCCCTATTATAATAGTAACTATATAAGCTGCATTTATACAAACAGATGCCTTGTACTCTCTGGAgtcgagtaaaaaaaaatatatatatatgacattgcGTCTCAATTATTTTCTCTTTCGTCGCCCccatacaaataaaatatttctcTCCCCCACTATACACCGTGactaaaaataatataatttagctataaaattgttaaaagtacacctctgcacaacattaaaaaaacaacacactagTCTTTCCTCGTCATCCACTATAGTCAAAGTGAAGCCAtgacctacaaaaaaaaaaaacatgttcgacTAGGTCACCCGCGACCCCccacactatttgagaaggactgctaTATGACGAACTACAGTACTTATATTTTTAGGTTACCTACCTAAAGTCATGCAAACGACGTGTGCTGATTCATTCAGGTGTACACAAACAACTCTGCAGGCTGTTGTAGTCATTAACCCATTCATCCAATATGGCCATCAGTCTAAAGGTCAGCCATTTACATATTAACCCGCCTCTTTTTTGGTTTATGTAGGACAACGACCTGATGTCacctgtgtgtgtttacatgggAACAGCTGGCTTGTTCCgtgtatttatttacacattttcatGCACTTTTCTTGTAGTTTCCCCTTATGCAAATTGTCAGCTTTGTTTACCTGCATTAGAGGGATCGGAGCCCAGGTCCGAGGTTGACTTATGTACGAGAGGCCGTGGCCCAAACACGCCCCAGCGTTCCAACACGCCTCCTCCCGCCGCATCACCTCCTCCAAGGTCCACGCTGCTGTTTGTAGAGCTGACGCTGATGTCAGAGCTAGTGCTGCTAAACCAGGTCCTGCACCGATTGGGAGTGAAGATACACGTGAGCTCGGATGCTGTCGCATGGTGCTCGTCGTGCGTGTAAATTTGAGTGTACCTGCGCTGCTGTGTAGGGGAGCTGTGCGGAGTGGTGGTTGGAGTGGACTGGGCCGAGGAGCTCTGGTGCTCCTCTCGGGTCTCCATGTTCTGGATCTGCATTTTCTGCACAACAGCAAAACAATTAGTGGAGTGCGTTTGCTATCTTGTACAGCCCCTTGATATGTATGCATCTTACCTGGAAGGATTCAGGCATACGGTGGAGGCGGCGCGTCTCCTCTGCATTGAGGCCTTTGTGAGGCATGTAGCTGGAGTCCGTCAGCCCCGCCTTTTGCTCAAACTTGTGCATGCTTTCATGACTCtgctctaaaaaaacaaaaacagaactgcCTTAGAATTGTTTATATGTTCTCCTGAGAACCAATGTCCTGTATAGTAAACATTTGTCTGtggtctatttcttttgtcagagttaaaCATTTCTGAAAACACTAGCTCTGGTATTCCAAACACATATTTCAAATATTAATGTAGAGAATTTTTGTCATTGTCTTACTGGTGATGAGAGAGTTGAGGATCATGGAGGAGGCCTTGGTCTTCACCACGCTTTGTGACCTGGAGGGGGGGCTGTTGGAAAAATTAGACTGACGCACAGATCCACCGCCTTCTTCCTCCTGGTGAAAAAAACCCCCCACAATGGACATTAGAAAAAATAAGTTAAGATAGTTTCACTTTAAAAAGGACAAGCAAAGGTTGTCCAACACCATCcagatatacaatatacacatacttaaaatatttttttcaccaAGTTGTTTTAcagtcacaaaaaaagaaaaagtaccgTGCAAATTAGGTaatacttcctcccacttccaaagacatgcacctggggataggttgattggcaacactaaaattggccctagtgtgtgaatgttgtctgtctatctgtgttggccctgcgatgaggtggcgacttgtccagggtgtaccccgccttccgcccgattgtagctgagataggcgccagcgccccccgcgaccccaaaagggaataagcggtaggaaatggatggatggaactgcgAAAATTTAATTAATCTGAAtcaaaatgatataaaaataaagtttcaCTTTTAAAAGGACAAGCAAAGGTTGTCCAACACCatccatatatataatatacaatatacacatactaaaaatatttttttcaccaAGTTGTTTTACAGtcacaaagaaaagaaaaagtacCGTGCAAATGAAGTAATACAACTGCGAGAAGTTAGATAATctgaatcaaaataatataaaaatatagtcCTAATTTTATGTGATTAAAGTTTGAAAATTACAAGGTAAAAAACtgcaatatcaaaataataaagTGATAGTAAATAGCAGTGTTTCCTTAGGGACATTTACTTGTGGCAGGCGATACCAGTTTTGCTTTCCATGTTTTTTACTcacctttaaatgttttttacctTTACTACAGCATCCATGAGACTTACATGCAACTACCAATTAGAATTAGAATTACGTCATTACATCACCTGCTCACTTTTGCTAGGAATAGATGAAAGTCCTGTGGAAAACACTGATTAGTACTGCACTTTACAAGACTATAATAGcactattaggaaaaaaaattgtcagatacattaaaatttttttttatagaattaaagtaaaaaatgtaCTGTTAAGAGTTGTAATCTTTAGTAGTGgtgctgaaaaaaataaatttacattcaTAATTTTtaagaataattttttttccataaaataaaattgtcaaaagacaatattttaggccatatttgTGTTTACGTACAAGTCAGCATCCAGGATGGGCTTGTGTAGCCTGTAacggttttgaaaaggttttattaaaTTTAATATACCAAAAGATACATTGTAAGAGTCTGTTTGAATTGAGATttgtgttgaattgagaatcgattatGGATCGGATTGTGACTCCAAGAATCGAATATCCAATATTGACTTGTTGTAAGATTCATGTCAATAATTTTTAGAATTGCAAATAAATGTTGTTTGCACAATATAAAATGAAGTCAAAATTCTAACTCATAAGGAAAAACTAAGATTGTTATGAAATGAGAATAAATGTCAAAATACAAGTGAAACAGAGTTGTTGCATTATGAGGGGGTAAAAGCATTGGTTTTGATAAAATGAACTTCAGGTAAGGATGGTGTGGGATGTTCTCTTACCTCAGCCAGATGGTTGAACTTCCTGTCCGGCACGACTGGGCGTCTCCAAAGGTTGGTGATGTTGATGTCGTGGGGGGGCGTGGACATGGGGGTCTCCAGATTGTCGTCATAGCTTATCGCCCTCCGGGTCATCCCGATGGGAAGCTTCATCCCTCCCATCCCGGAACCTTCGATAGCTGCGGACGCACATATGGATCGTGTCACTTGTCAAATTGTGGTACGGTTTGATTTTAACCTGAGGACAATTTGGAGTGACGTGTTGATGTCAGGTGTTCAAATGACTAACTGATGGCAGTACACGGTATGCTGTTTAGGATTAATATTGCTTTTCCAACACAAAATCTCACCTGGTAAGTCCCCTGAACCCGACATAGCTTCTGTACTACTACCAGGAAAGTTTCAGCAGCCCTGAGGGAATATAAAACTGCATTATTACATTTGCAGGATTGCCAAGTAAGAAATGATGGCAATGcgctagggccgggcgatatatcgatatacacgatatatcccGGGTTTGCCGCtatgtgatatagaaaatgactattgtgatattcgagtatacgttctcacgcagttgctttttgctgcgggcattacatcacaggctcttctcgctctttcttgtccctccttctcacacaGAGAAAGCTCACCTTCttatatacgtcacatacgtatacgccctcgcggagcagagaggtaccaGCATGGGTACCGTTAACTGTGaggctagcagagccgtgcgagtggtaatacgagagaaagaaagtacgaatgaaagaagaattaatatccaagaaaaacagcagggggtccattgtccggcggtggtttggcttcaaggggGAATAtgccgaacagacaaccgtaatttgtcaaatgtgggccaaaagcgttgctacaaaaagtagcattactgctaatatgtagcataatttgaaaagttacctactacagaatgaagagtgtctctgacaatcttgcactttgttttggaaattatgtgaatgtttgtgccactgcttaaaggggaacattatcacaatttcaaaagggttaaaaacaataaaaatcagttcccagtggcttgttgtattttttttctaaattttaccggcctcggaatatccctaaataaagctttaaagtgcttgattttcggctctctgcgaagacactggccatttccctgtgacgtcacacagctctgccaatgtaaacaatgggaataccacagcaagatatagtgacattagcccggattcaaactcggatttcagcggcttaagcaattcaacagattacgcatgtattgaaacagatggttggagtatgaaaatattgaagaagaaactgaagctattgagcgaatagctattgacgctattcatagccatagcatggccgaatagctgcgttagcatcgccggtaaaatgtgcagaccaaacgatcaggactttcgcatcttttgacactggagcaacttaaatccgtcgattgataagtgttttttttcgcattaaatgtgggtggaaggaaacgtaatatagttgcaaatgcatctacaggttatccatacatctctgtaccatgtctgctttagcaccgccggtaaatcgcatgttagcatcaattagcgtaggatgttagcatcgattagctggcagtcaacatcaacaaaactcacctttgtgatttcgttgactatcgttgcaaatgcatttgcaggttatccatacatctctgtgccatgtctgcctcagcatcgccggtcaaatgtggagacactctggcacattcaatgggggtctggcggcagacactttcgcatcttcgggccagtggtgcaacttgaatccaccCTGTTAGTgtggttacaccctccgacaacacaccgtcgaggcatgatgtctccgaggttccaaaaaataataaaaaaaaaggaaaataacagagctgagacccggtgtttgttatgtgttgaaaatgaaaatggtgggtgtgttacctcggcgacggcacattctgacgtcatcgcctccagcgcgattaacagaaaggcgtttaattcgccaaaattcacccatttagagttcggaaatcggttaaaaaaatagatggtcttttttctgcaccatcaaggtatatattgacgcttacataggtcggtgataatgttcccctttaataactgtttaataaatacagttttggtcaattaacttagttgtgatttccttctctggatgaaagtttaaaatgagcatatattagtgatgggtccggcaacaccgatgcatcggcgcatgaGTCGAGCTCACAGAGCGAAACCAtgtgtcggtgcgcgtaccgCTCTTAGAAAGtaacgtgaccgatcatgagctgttttggtcatGTGACCGATAtgcgaactgtgtcgcactggcacctgcgcgccaaactgtgtttatagggaagtgcatctgtcaacgagatgctgctgccaacagaatcgccgcacttctgtcgttggtcatttgtcatttatcgtcgtcgatcatttccaccgtgtgggaatattttgatcatatatcggaaaaaaaggtatttgtgttcatttccttgtcgtttcatcctgttctctcaaagtttctagcATTGTCCCACGCACACAAAAATcctattggttacattaaaaagcggAAACAGACAatctcttcgatagctcagttggtagagtggaggactgtagttgttcatgctgagttccttagggcacttCATCAAATCCATCTCGAACCCAttacctttttaccatgaattgattaacgtgggccccgatttaaacacgttgaaaaacttattcgggtgttaccatttagtggtcaattatacggattgtgtactgaactgtgcaatatactaataaaagtttcaatcaatcaatcatgtacacattttttcttggggcttcacggtggcagaggagttagtgtgtctgcctcacaataagaaggtcctccagtcctgggttcaatcccaggctcgggatctttctgtgtggagtttgcatgttctccccgtgaatgcgtgggtagcgacttgtccagggtgtactccgccttccgcccgattgtagcggagataggcgccagcgccccccgcgactccaaaagcgaataagcggtagaaaatggatgtatggattatTTATTGACtatatctaaaaaagataaaaatatatttttatttaaatgaagatatgaaataatcctaaatgaaatacaatgacttggtttatatttttgtatatactcggtcataaaatcagtgtcagttgagtcggcccataggttgcctgtagggatttttaatgtccagcagatatcagtatttagtgacacagtattgacacagtatcaatatagTTTTGCAGtccgtctaaaccaggggtgggcattacgtcgatcgcgatcgactggtcgatctcggagggtgtgtcagtcgatctcaagccaggcattaaaaaatagacataaaaattagcaatcatcaatcataccaagacttcactttcgtcagttgtttgacattctcggcacccgaggatcttgtgagatgacgctggctgctgcgagctcatatttaagaaaaaaaacactaacagggcggacgcagagaaacacattttatttctagagactccgtacctactgtcaaaactctaaagaccgactgcacagttcctgtcttcaccataaaagacctgtttcatcctgcctgtgctaacaaaataagagtctcagaaagctagtgtgcacaagctagcaagctacggagtttgatgccaatgtatttctcccccgccctcagcgaccgctttctcacttgcttgcccacccgcacactcactgacgtcactcacctgctgccagacattaaagggccacacacatatgctactctcataacaaagtgtttaaaaacgagtatgcaagttggacaaatgagatgccaaatccaaccactttcatgtggtattggacagaaaggaggacttttttttttcctccatttgaaaatgcggacgttatcagaaccactgtctaattccaatcaatgcaagtcatcagaatcaaatacaccaacttatattcttgtcttcatgaaagaaaggaatctatgtgtgttaaacatgcttgtattatcattaaacaccattaacttgttaacaaaaatgtatctttcataaataaataaatataaattataaataggaatgaggtagatctcctcgacttggtcaattgaaaagtagctcgcctgcagaaaaagtgtgagcgcccctggtctaaaCGATACATGAAGcttcatcaacccatcactagcatatatcaatgcagtatgaagattgttttaatgtagacacatagaatctccatagtgctgtgattatatgcatcaagtattaattcaaggccaaggcaaaatatcgagatatattgtgtatcacgatatggcttaaaaatattgagatattaaaataaggccatatcgcccagccctacaatgcGCAGCATTAAAACCATAATAGGAGGAGACATGCCTGTGATTATATCAGCAGTGTAGAGCAGGCAGTATAGAGGCGCATCCCGTCCTGAGGTGGCTCTGTGCAGATGGAGAGGTTACATCAGGCTGGCTGTGATCGAACAGGCCCTCTGGCAAATCATTGTGGATAACAGTCAGGCCCAGAGGAAAGAGGAACAACTGCAAAAAGAGCAGACGTGTAAACGATGCATCTTGGTGGCAAAACTAAAAACGCATGACTTGCCTCGCAAACAAATACCATCTCATTGTGTAAAAGGAGATAGCCTTAAAATGACGCACAATGACAATACGTAGCGGCTTGCTTCAACAAAACGAATTGTTTCAACAAAACAAAGGTGTGGGTGCATGTTACCTACGCCGAATTGAAAAACGTTAAAACATCTCATTTATGCGCGATGTTagatttaaaacaagctatgaggaCAAAAAGGCGTAGCAGAGTTCATTTCGGCTATCTCGCTGACGGACAACCAGATGTCTCACCGCTGGAGACAGGACGACATATCTCGTCTATTATCTTTCTTACCGGTGCTAACGCAGGATTCAGGGCGGCTAGAGGATCGCCCGTAACCTCCCGCTGGTGATGGGGCAGTTTATGGAAATACTGAAAATAAGCTCGGCGGCCATTATTATTATGACCAGCCGTTACAGGACTTCCGGTATGGAGGAAGTGAACGTCACGTTGCAGTCTCGCGAGAATTGTTTGCTAAATCATTTCGGAGATTGTTGTTTCCCCCCAATAAGTAACTTTTTATTGAGTATCGTTGTCCTATTGACACTGTAAAACTGCATCAGTTCTAATAACACTGTATTGTAATTATATTTCAATGCAATACTATACAGCAGtggttttcagtgatgtacaccctgtgaaccatccatccatcatcttccgcttatccgaggtcgggtcgcgggggcagcagcctaagcaggggagcccagaattccctctctccagccacttcgtctagctcttcccgggggatcccgaggcgttcccaggccagccggaaaacatagtcttcccaatgtgtcctgggtcttccccgtggcctcctaccagctggacgtgccctaaacacctccttagggaggctttcgggtggcatcctgaccagatgcccgaaccacctcatctggctcctctcgatgtggaggagcagcggatttacgttgagctcctcccggatggcagagcttctcaccctatctctaagggagagccccgtcacccggcggaggaaactcatttcggccgcttgtacccgtgatcttatcctttcggtcatgacccaaagctcatgaccataggtgagaatgggaacgtaaatcgaccggtaaattgagagcttacaaatatacaaataactaaaatcttgttgaaaaataaacaagtggttcaattataaagaaagatttctacatatagaagtaatcatcaacttaaagtgccctctttggggattgtaagagatccatctggattcatgaacttaattctaaacatttcttcacaaaaaaaagacatctttaacatcaatatttatggaacatgtccacaaaaattctagatgtcaacactgaatattgcattgttgtatttttttttcacagcttatgaacttacattcatattttgttggaagtatttttcaataaatatttttataaaagatttttgaattgttatttttagaatattaaaaaaaaatctcacataccccttggcataccttcaagtacccgcaggggtacatgtacccccatttgagaaccactgtcttatggTTCATTGTTTTTATCTAGAGGCGGACATAGAACCACCTttttagacatccatccatccattttctatcgcttattcccttttggggtcgcgggggcgctggcgcctatctcacatTTGAAGAAAAAGTAATGAAAAACAATCAAATAACCACATATTACTAAATATATGTGCTTGTATGTTACATTTGTGCACACACTCCTGTCTAACTCGACGTAGTGATGCAAAACAAAAGGCCTCACATTCATGTAAGGAGCATTGAACGTTGCCATGGCTACCAGTGACATCACATTTAGAGCCCAATGTGGAAACTGTTTTTTCCCCCACTGCAAGATTACTGTGAGATCCGCCCACCTCCAGCGAAGGGCAGAGACGACATTTGCATGCGGTGCAAGAGCACCTCCCTCCGCGCTGTGCAAAGGCAGATTGCCCGACTCCTCCAACCGGACTTTCCTCTTTTGTGCTGCCCGCAGAGAAGGAAGTAGCACCGCGGCATTCGCAGCGCTAACGACCGCCGACTCCCAAAACTTTTTACGAACTTTTTGTTCCTTTGAGTTGTCTTCAATCCTCACAACGATGTCGTTGAAGACAAACCGGCAGACCACCACGACCACCTACCGGACCATGAACGTGGCCTCGCCCTCGCCGGAGCCGATGAGCGGCGGCACGGTGCTGACGACGACGGCGACTCGCTCGGCCTCGCCGATGCAGTACACCGCCGTCAACGGCAACTACAGCACGCTTCGCTACCTGGTGCCGATGCAGCCGACAGTGCAGCAGCAGTCGTACGTGCTCATGCAGCAGCCCATCATGCAGCAGCCCATCATGCAGCAGCCCGTCATGCAACAGATGGTGTCGCCGGTCTACCTGCAGGGCGTCCAAGGCTTGAACGTCAGCAGCCTGGACCTGCTGCAGCAGCAACAGGTGAGG
The window above is part of the Nerophis ophidion isolate RoL-2023_Sa linkage group LG04, RoL_Noph_v1.0, whole genome shotgun sequence genome. Proteins encoded here:
- the LOC133551777 gene encoding putative monooxygenase p33MONOX isoform X2; the protein is MSGSGDLPAIEGSGMGGMKLPIGMTRRAISYDDNLETPMSTPPHDINITNLWRRPVVPDRKFNHLAEEEEGGGSVRQSNFSNSPPSRSQSVVKTKASSMILNSLITKQSHESMHKFEQKAGLTDSSYMPHKGLNAEETRRLHRMPESFQKMQIQNMETREEHQSSSAQSTPTTTPHSSPTQQRRTWFSSTSSDISVSSTNSSVDLGGGDAAGGGVLERWGVFGPRPLVHKSTSDLGSDPSNAGFALQVYRGAQKPSAMEVMKAQATRLADGPDAQKVGPPKMEIPMVEGRRQGARPHKLKPRDMNILTPSGF
- the LOC133551777 gene encoding putative monooxygenase p33MONOX isoform X1, yielding MSGSGDLPAIEGSGMGGMKLPIGMTRRAISYDDNLETPMSTPPHDINITNLWRRPVVPDRKFNHLAEEEEGGGSVRQSNFSNSPPSRSQSVVKTKASSMILNSLITKQSHESMHKFEQKAGLTDSSYMPHKGLNAEETRRLHRMPESFQKMQIQNMETREEHQSSSAQSTPTTTPHSSPTQQRRTWFSSTSSDISVSSTNSSVDLGGGDAAGGGVLERWGVFGPRPLVHKSTSDLGSDPSNAAGFALQVYRGAQKPSAMEVMKAQATRLADGPDAQKVGPPKMEIPMVEGRRQGARPHKLKPRDMNILTPSGF